In one window of Coralliovum pocilloporae DNA:
- a CDS encoding M23 family metallopeptidase: MKQTSFPLSDIKVDLGDEAPLLAYDPSENEPFHARLNLRWLSATILASITSLTLMSGALYAALSGQPESIAPDSNTLLKSPDQFAEGSRLTKGDRLSEVTIPVKSRRTMQVSTVSRVGEQDFVNVRPFVHIEASLKQFGRVDSAVVPPFDPVRIFSEGSNTANEFTASTYDSSIYGADVDGEVLISHVEFPYDSTPSFADIEPDGQTVANLVTQQVPFLNDGNTHFAALPIVDPGRFDFEQASLPQAAHLGVQITAENVSFVQKSQADKEHATTEEKIVSPPRTRSVFDLLVENGTETFDAANIMSAFGVSTGLTELSPDHKMRLGYGTDPVTGDTILSRVSLYADAQHQVTLARVDTGLFVRAPEPEQPNDLFRQDGPVIRGPKMSLYDSLYQTALDQNVPQDMISRLVRILSFDVDFRRTVKAGDKLELFYSDHQTNAFGETTDPELLYVGITLAGQERRYYRFRTPDDSVVDYYDSTGKSAKKFLMRKPMQKGRFRSAFGMRRHPILGIRKMHSGVDWSAPRGTPILAAGNGTITHAGWKRGYGKFTTIQHANGYETAYAHQTAFAKGIRPGTRVRQGQVIGYVGSTGLSTGPHLHYEVRVNGRRVNPMRIRLPRGRVLDGTMLTDFEQQQKSIDELLYEDSSGKRTLAAN, encoded by the coding sequence ATGAAGCAGACTTCCTTCCCCCTTTCAGATATCAAGGTCGACCTCGGCGACGAGGCCCCACTACTGGCTTATGACCCGTCTGAAAATGAACCCTTTCATGCGCGACTGAACCTGCGCTGGCTGAGCGCCACCATTCTGGCCAGCATCACGTCTCTTACATTAATGTCCGGCGCTTTATATGCAGCTCTATCCGGGCAGCCGGAAAGCATCGCACCAGACAGCAATACATTGCTGAAGTCTCCGGATCAGTTCGCTGAAGGCAGTCGACTGACCAAAGGCGACCGGTTGAGCGAGGTCACAATTCCTGTAAAGAGCCGTCGGACCATGCAGGTCAGCACGGTCAGCCGCGTCGGAGAACAGGATTTCGTCAATGTCCGGCCCTTTGTTCATATAGAGGCCTCTCTGAAACAATTCGGACGCGTTGATTCCGCTGTCGTACCTCCCTTCGATCCGGTGCGGATTTTCTCTGAAGGCAGCAATACAGCAAACGAGTTCACCGCCAGCACATATGACAGCTCCATTTATGGCGCGGATGTTGACGGCGAGGTTCTAATCTCCCATGTCGAGTTTCCCTATGACAGCACCCCGTCCTTTGCTGATATTGAGCCGGATGGTCAGACCGTCGCCAATCTGGTTACTCAACAGGTGCCCTTCCTGAATGATGGCAACACCCACTTCGCCGCACTGCCAATTGTTGATCCGGGACGTTTCGACTTCGAGCAGGCGAGCCTGCCACAGGCAGCTCATCTGGGCGTACAGATCACGGCGGAAAACGTTTCCTTTGTTCAGAAGTCACAAGCAGACAAGGAACACGCAACCACAGAAGAGAAAATTGTTTCTCCACCTCGGACAAGAAGCGTTTTCGACCTTCTTGTAGAAAACGGCACCGAAACCTTTGATGCGGCCAATATCATGTCCGCCTTCGGAGTTTCCACCGGACTGACCGAACTCTCGCCTGATCACAAGATGCGCCTGGGATACGGCACAGACCCGGTCACCGGCGACACAATTCTTTCCCGCGTCAGTCTTTATGCGGATGCACAGCATCAGGTCACCCTTGCCAGGGTAGACACGGGCCTCTTTGTACGAGCGCCGGAACCGGAACAGCCCAATGACCTGTTCAGACAGGATGGTCCGGTTATCCGTGGTCCGAAGATGTCTCTCTATGACTCTCTTTACCAGACAGCGCTCGACCAGAATGTGCCGCAGGACATGATCAGCCGCCTGGTTCGTATTCTGTCTTTCGATGTGGACTTCCGCCGAACCGTCAAAGCCGGTGACAAGCTGGAGCTCTTTTATTCCGACCACCAGACCAATGCGTTCGGCGAAACAACCGATCCGGAACTGCTTTATGTCGGCATCACACTGGCCGGACAGGAGCGGCGGTATTATCGCTTCAGAACCCCCGATGACAGCGTGGTTGACTATTACGATTCCACCGGCAAGAGCGCTAAGAAGTTTCTGATGAGAAAGCCCATGCAGAAAGGCCGGTTCCGTTCCGCCTTTGGCATGCGGCGCCACCCCATTCTCGGGATCCGCAAGATGCACAGCGGTGTTGACTGGTCTGCTCCGCGCGGAACACCAATTCTGGCGGCAGGCAATGGTACGATCACCCATGCCGGCTGGAAACGCGGTTATGGCAAGTTCACCACCATCCAGCATGCCAACGGATATGAAACCGCCTACGCTCACCAGACGGCTTTCGCAAAAGGGATCCGCCCCGGAACGCGCGTCCGGCAGGGTCAGGTTATTGGCTATGTGGGGTCAACCGGCCTCTCAACCGGACCTCATCTGCATTATGAAGTGCGAGTCAATGGCCGACGGGTAAACCCGATGCGCATCCGGCTACCACGGGGTCGTGTACTCGACGGGACCATGCTGACGGATTTCGAGCAGCAGCAGAAAAGCATTGATGAGCTGCTTTACGAGGATAGTTCCGGCAAACGAACACTGGCAGCGAACTGA
- the clpB gene encoding ATP-dependent chaperone ClpB: MSFEKFTERSRGFIQSAQNSALAQGHQQFTPEHVLKVLLDDSEGLCAGLIDASGGRVADIIKANDQALSKLPKVEGGNGQIYLAAPLARVFEKAQSIATKAGDSFVTVERLLLALCLETGTEAGKALKHGGVTADALNRQINELRKGRTADTASAENGYDALKKYARDLTQDARDGKLDPVIGRDEEIRRTIQVLSRRTKNNPVLIGEPGVGKTAIAEGLALRILNGDVPESLRDKALMVLDMGALIAGAKYRGEFEERLKAVLSEVQSADGSIILFIDEMHTLVGAGKADGAMDASNLLKPALARGELHCVGATTLDEYRQHVEKDAALARRFQPVFVSEPNVEDTISILRGIKEKYELHHGVRIADSALVAAATLSNRYITDRFLPDKAIDLVDEASSRLRMQVDSKPEELDELDRRIIQLKIEREALKAETDQGSKDRLERLEKELADLEDQSQSIAQRWQAEKSKLSDTQDLKEQLDQARSELERAQRQGDLARAGELAYGIVPDLEQKLAEADAEKDGEETGRSMLDETVNPDHIAHIVSRWTGVPVDKMLSGEREKLLSMEDGLSRRVVGQSDAVQAVSKAVRRSRAGLQDPNRPIGSFMFLGPTGVGKTELTKALADFLFDDETAMVRLDMSEYMEKHSVSRLIGAPPGYVGYEEGGALTEAVRRRPYQVVLFDEIEKAHSDVFNVLLQVLDDGRLTDGQGRTVDFRNTLLIMTSNIGAEFMTSLADGADVDTVREPVMDAVKGHFRPEFLNRVDETLLFHKLKREQMGRIVEIQIRRLQALLKDRQIELELDGSATSWLADKGYDPAFGARPLKRAIQRYVQDLLAEKLLSGDISDGQSLIVTAKGDHLFFETQAGDVIAA, from the coding sequence ATGTCTTTTGAAAAATTTACTGAACGTTCGCGCGGGTTCATTCAGTCTGCGCAGAATAGTGCCCTTGCCCAGGGACATCAGCAATTCACGCCTGAGCATGTGCTCAAGGTTCTGCTGGATGATTCCGAAGGCCTTTGCGCCGGATTGATCGACGCATCAGGCGGTCGGGTTGCGGATATTATCAAGGCCAATGACCAGGCCCTGTCAAAACTGCCCAAGGTGGAGGGCGGTAATGGTCAGATCTATCTTGCAGCACCGTTGGCCCGGGTGTTTGAGAAGGCGCAATCAATTGCGACCAAGGCGGGCGATTCCTTTGTGACCGTTGAGCGGCTTCTGCTGGCTTTATGTCTTGAGACAGGCACAGAAGCCGGGAAGGCGCTTAAACATGGCGGCGTGACAGCCGATGCGCTGAACCGCCAGATCAATGAACTGCGCAAGGGCCGCACTGCAGATACGGCGTCAGCCGAAAATGGCTATGATGCGCTGAAGAAATATGCGCGCGATCTGACACAGGATGCACGCGACGGCAAACTGGACCCGGTTATTGGTCGCGATGAGGAAATCCGTAGAACAATTCAAGTGCTCAGCAGGCGTACAAAGAACAATCCTGTTCTGATTGGCGAGCCCGGGGTTGGCAAGACAGCAATTGCCGAAGGGTTAGCCCTGCGGATCCTCAATGGTGACGTCCCTGAATCACTGCGCGACAAAGCCCTGATGGTTCTCGATATGGGCGCGCTGATTGCCGGTGCGAAATATCGGGGAGAGTTTGAGGAACGTCTGAAGGCTGTTCTGTCGGAAGTTCAATCAGCGGATGGTTCGATCATCCTGTTTATTGATGAGATGCATACACTGGTTGGAGCCGGGAAGGCAGACGGGGCCATGGATGCTTCCAATCTGCTGAAACCTGCCCTGGCTCGTGGTGAACTCCATTGTGTTGGAGCGACCACGCTGGATGAGTATCGCCAGCATGTTGAGAAAGATGCAGCGCTTGCTCGGCGGTTCCAGCCTGTTTTTGTCAGTGAGCCCAACGTGGAGGACACGATCTCCATTCTTCGTGGCATCAAAGAGAAATACGAGCTGCATCACGGTGTTCGTATTGCTGATTCTGCCCTTGTTGCAGCGGCAACCTTGTCCAATCGGTATATTACCGACCGTTTTCTGCCGGACAAGGCGATCGATCTGGTGGATGAGGCATCGTCCCGTCTGCGCATGCAGGTCGATTCCAAGCCGGAGGAGCTTGATGAGCTGGACCGCCGGATTATTCAGTTGAAGATTGAGCGCGAAGCCCTGAAGGCTGAAACTGATCAGGGATCGAAAGACAGGCTCGAACGCCTTGAGAAAGAGCTTGCTGATCTTGAAGACCAGTCCCAGTCGATTGCTCAGCGCTGGCAGGCGGAAAAGTCCAAACTCTCAGATACGCAGGATCTGAAAGAGCAATTGGATCAGGCCAGAAGTGAGTTGGAGCGGGCACAGCGGCAGGGCGATCTGGCGCGTGCCGGTGAGCTTGCCTACGGAATTGTTCCTGACCTCGAACAGAAACTGGCTGAGGCAGACGCTGAAAAAGACGGGGAAGAGACCGGTCGATCCATGCTGGATGAAACCGTCAACCCGGACCATATCGCGCATATCGTTTCCCGCTGGACCGGTGTGCCGGTTGACAAGATGCTGTCCGGGGAGCGTGAGAAGCTCCTGTCCATGGAAGATGGCCTTTCCCGGCGTGTTGTTGGTCAGTCGGATGCTGTCCAGGCTGTGTCTAAGGCCGTGCGCCGATCCCGGGCCGGACTGCAGGATCCAAACAGGCCGATCGGGTCTTTCATGTTCCTTGGACCGACAGGCGTTGGGAAAACCGAGCTCACCAAGGCTCTGGCGGATTTCCTGTTTGATGATGAAACGGCCATGGTTCGGCTGGATATGTCAGAATATATGGAGAAGCATTCTGTCTCTCGTCTGATTGGTGCGCCTCCCGGCTATGTGGGGTATGAGGAAGGCGGTGCGCTGACGGAAGCTGTGCGCCGTCGTCCCTATCAGGTTGTCCTGTTTGACGAGATCGAAAAAGCGCATTCTGATGTGTTCAATGTACTGTTGCAGGTTCTTGATGATGGACGCCTGACAGACGGTCAGGGTCGGACCGTTGATTTCCGCAATACGCTTCTGATCATGACATCCAATATTGGTGCCGAATTCATGACGTCTCTGGCCGATGGTGCTGACGTGGATACGGTCCGCGAGCCGGTGATGGATGCGGTGAAAGGGCATTTCCGCCCCGAATTTCTCAATCGTGTGGATGAGACCCTGCTGTTTCACAAGCTCAAGCGAGAGCAGATGGGGCGGATTGTCGAAATCCAGATCAGGCGGCTGCAGGCTTTGTTGAAAGACAGGCAGATTGAACTGGAGCTTGACGGATCGGCCACAAGCTGGCTGGCAGACAAGGGGTATGACCCGGCTTTCGGCGCGCGCCCGCTGAAACGGGCTATCCAGCGTTATGTACAGGACCTGTTGGCTGAAAAACTGTTGTCTGGTGATATTTCAGATGGCCAGTCTCTGATTGTGACAGCCAAGGGAGATCACCTGTTCTTTGAGACGCAGGCGGGTGATGTGATCGCAGCCTGA
- a CDS encoding DUF4167 domain-containing protein has translation MRGRNRKGPNPLSRTYESNGPDVKIRGTALHIADKYLALSRDAQAAGDRVIAENYLQHAEHYSRIVAAAQSQAQQTREAEQSQPRDVAVPGSDEVLAETGVAAEQVNGSGHGEKAASDTPAADRGEDAGENGLAAMSMMQASDDGDADKPAPRRRVSKPRAPRKPVTASAGDEEGAAPAPRRAPRRRTPKAEATPAEE, from the coding sequence ATGCGTGGCCGTAATCGTAAGGGCCCGAATCCACTAAGCCGTACATATGAGAGCAATGGCCCTGATGTGAAAATCAGAGGAACTGCACTTCATATTGCTGACAAGTATCTTGCTCTTTCCCGGGATGCTCAGGCGGCCGGTGATCGCGTAATCGCTGAAAACTATCTTCAGCATGCTGAGCATTATTCTCGTATTGTCGCTGCTGCCCAGTCACAGGCTCAGCAGACGCGCGAAGCTGAGCAGAGCCAGCCTCGCGATGTTGCTGTTCCGGGATCTGATGAAGTTCTGGCGGAAACCGGCGTTGCTGCGGAGCAGGTGAACGGATCCGGACATGGCGAGAAGGCTGCTTCTGATACTCCCGCTGCAGACAGGGGCGAAGACGCAGGCGAAAATGGCCTGGCCGCCATGTCGATGATGCAGGCTTCTGACGATGGGGATGCAGACAAGCCTGCACCGCGTCGTCGTGTTTCCAAGCCTCGTGCTCCGAGAAAGCCTGTTACAGCATCTGCAGGTGATGAAGAGGGCGCTGCCCCGGCTCCGCGCCGTGCGCCGCGTCGGCGTACGCCGAAAGCTGAGGCGACGCCTGCTGAAGAATAG
- the prmC gene encoding peptide chain release factor N(5)-glutamine methyltransferase — protein sequence MTVIPNEVFTPDVTREQAVRLFRDHLRAAGLDNPALDARHLCLAAFQTESAGLITSGHLALSGEECALLNEWLVRRVAQEPVGRILGRRDFWGLSFRLGPETLEPRPDTEVLVETVLNWIDHNGGRSQALRLVDVGTGTGCIAIALLHELPNATCVALDISLDALRVARSNAENLGVGARFFPVCGSYLDVIGACDLLVSNPPYIATPVIKTLSEEVRCHDPMRALDGGLSGLIAYETMMLMVAHNKPSGLRAGFFEIGYDQGRAVAEIVRETSGREPHLVRDLEQQDRVIWFEV from the coding sequence ATGACGGTCATTCCGAATGAGGTCTTTACACCAGATGTAACGCGAGAGCAGGCTGTCAGGCTGTTTCGCGATCATCTCAGGGCCGCAGGGCTGGACAATCCAGCGCTGGATGCCCGCCACCTCTGCCTTGCAGCCTTCCAGACGGAGAGTGCGGGTCTGATTACAAGCGGACATCTTGCCCTGTCCGGTGAGGAATGCGCCCTACTGAATGAGTGGCTTGTTCGCCGGGTTGCGCAGGAGCCGGTCGGCCGCATCCTGGGGCGCCGGGACTTCTGGGGTCTTTCCTTCAGGCTGGGGCCGGAGACGCTTGAGCCGCGACCGGATACAGAGGTTCTGGTTGAAACCGTCCTGAACTGGATTGATCACAATGGTGGGCGGAGCCAGGCTCTGCGCCTTGTGGATGTCGGAACCGGAACCGGTTGTATCGCTATTGCCCTTCTGCATGAACTTCCGAATGCAACATGTGTCGCTCTTGATATCAGTCTTGATGCGTTAAGGGTCGCGCGCAGCAATGCTGAAAATCTTGGTGTCGGTGCACGCTTTTTCCCAGTCTGTGGATCATATCTGGACGTGATTGGCGCCTGTGACCTGCTGGTCTCGAATCCTCCCTATATCGCCACCCCGGTTATTAAAACCCTGTCTGAGGAGGTCCGGTGTCATGATCCGATGCGAGCTCTTGATGGTGGCCTGTCAGGCCTGATTGCCTATGAAACGATGATGCTGATGGTTGCCCATAACAAGCCTTCGGGATTGCGCGCCGGGTTTTTCGAAATCGGATACGACCAGGGCAGGGCGGTGGCTGAAATTGTGCGAGAAACCTCCGGTAGGGAACCTCATCTGGTGCGTGATTTGGAGCAACAGGATCGCGTCATATGGTTTGAGGTATAA
- the prfA gene encoding peptide chain release factor 1, with translation MVQLSESKLDSLLARFEAIQSEMASGPEADVYVKLSREYADLEPVAQKVLELKSIRTELEGIDDLLQSGDAEMVELAELEKPDLEERLEALEGEVQVLLLPKDAADTKSAILEIRAGTGGDEAALFAGDLFRMYQRYAELHGWRVQVMSVSEGDVGGYKEIIASVAGAGVFARLKFESGVHRVQRVPETESGGRIHTSAATVAVLPEAEDIDIEILDQDIRIDTMRASGAGGQHVNTTDSAVRITHIPTGIVVISAEKSQHQNRAQAMKVLRSRLFDEERRRAQEERAADRRDQVGSGDRSERIRTYNFPQGRVSDHRINLTLYKLDKVLEGEGLEEFVDALILDHQTQLLLSENNEDA, from the coding sequence ATGGTTCAGCTCTCCGAATCCAAACTTGACAGCCTGCTTGCCCGTTTTGAGGCTATCCAGTCCGAGATGGCATCCGGGCCGGAGGCTGATGTCTATGTGAAGCTCTCGAGAGAATATGCGGATCTTGAGCCGGTGGCGCAGAAGGTTCTGGAACTCAAGTCCATCCGGACGGAACTGGAAGGCATTGACGATCTGCTGCAATCCGGTGATGCGGAGATGGTGGAGCTGGCTGAACTTGAAAAACCGGACCTTGAAGAGCGACTTGAGGCGCTTGAGGGCGAGGTGCAGGTTCTGCTGTTGCCCAAGGACGCGGCTGACACGAAGAGTGCCATTCTGGAAATCCGCGCTGGTACCGGTGGTGACGAAGCGGCTCTTTTCGCCGGAGATCTCTTCCGCATGTATCAGCGGTATGCCGAACTCCACGGCTGGCGTGTCCAGGTCATGTCGGTGAGTGAGGGTGATGTGGGCGGTTACAAGGAGATTATCGCCTCTGTTGCTGGTGCCGGGGTTTTTGCCCGGCTGAAATTTGAATCCGGAGTGCATCGTGTGCAGCGGGTGCCGGAAACAGAATCCGGTGGCCGCATTCACACATCTGCTGCAACGGTCGCGGTTTTGCCGGAGGCGGAAGATATTGATATCGAGATTCTCGATCAGGATATCCGGATTGATACGATGCGGGCTTCCGGGGCTGGCGGTCAGCATGTGAACACGACTGATTCCGCTGTTCGGATTACCCATATCCCGACAGGGATTGTTGTGATTTCAGCAGAGAAATCGCAGCATCAGAACCGGGCTCAGGCGATGAAGGTTCTTCGGTCGCGTCTGTTTGATGAAGAGCGCCGCCGGGCGCAGGAAGAACGCGCCGCAGACCGTCGTGACCAGGTGGGTTCAGGAGATCGTTCGGAACGGATCCGGACTTATAACTTTCCCCAGGGCCGGGTGTCTGACCATCGCATCAACCTGACCCTCTACAAGCTCGACAAGGTTCTCGAAGGTGAAGGTCTTGAGGAATTCGTAGATGCGCTCATTCTCGATCATCAGACGCAGTTGCTGCTGTCCGAGAACAATGAGGATGCATGA
- the ptsP gene encoding phosphoenolpyruvate--protein phosphotransferase — translation MRASLIGPRVLLRRLREVMAEPISPQDRLDKIVVLIASNMVTEVCSIYVLRSDNLLELYATEGLKREAVHLTNLCVGEGLVGTIAADAHPLNLSEAQSHPAFAYRPETGEDQFHSFLGVPILRAGRTLGVLVVQNKTQRSYNEEEVEALQTTAMVLAEMIAAGELEEIGKTGVDLDLLRPVALEGASFAEGIGLGHVVLHDPRVVVTDLIAEDSEHERTRLDEAINNLRLSVDRLLDDSKIAGSGEHRAILEAYRMFAHDRGWVRRIREALDAGLTAEAAVERVQNDTRARMMRSMDPYLRERLHDLDDLANRLLRELVGRPHGHSAGNMHRDAVIVARNMGAAELLDYQHGSVRGLILEEGAPTSHVAIVARSLGIPTVGQAENATALVEDGDAIIVDGDAGTVHLRPAADVEAAYAEKVRFRAKRQEEYQQLISQPAQTLDGAIVDLLMNAGLLVDLPNVEASGAVGIGLFRTELQFMVASRFPRMTEQRNFYAQVLDAAGSRPVTFRSIDVGGDKVLPFLRTSPEENPAMGWRAIRISLDRPSLLRTQVRALLHAAARRDLRLMFPMLTEVEEFDQARELVEAEIRHLTKFGHVVPKSLKLGAMVEVPSLVFQIDELLQRVDFISIGSNDLMQFFMAVDRGNTRVANRYDTLSVPFLRLLRQIARKADEYNVPVTLCGEIAGRPLDALALLAIGYTKLSMTPASIGPIKSMVRAVDLEDLKKTISPLIGVSDDLSDVRTELAAYAKAHRIPI, via the coding sequence ATGCGGGCAAGTCTAATTGGACCGCGCGTTTTGTTGCGCCGTTTGCGGGAGGTGATGGCTGAGCCGATCAGCCCGCAGGACAGGCTCGACAAGATTGTTGTGCTGATTGCATCCAACATGGTGACCGAGGTCTGCTCGATCTATGTTCTGCGCTCCGACAATCTGCTTGAACTTTATGCGACCGAAGGCCTGAAGCGCGAAGCTGTTCACCTGACCAATCTGTGCGTCGGTGAAGGTCTGGTCGGGACGATTGCAGCTGACGCGCATCCATTGAACCTGTCTGAAGCCCAGTCGCACCCGGCCTTTGCCTACCGGCCGGAGACCGGTGAGGATCAGTTCCACTCTTTCCTTGGGGTGCCTATTCTCAGGGCAGGACGGACCCTTGGGGTTCTGGTTGTCCAGAATAAGACCCAGAGATCCTATAACGAGGAAGAGGTCGAAGCCCTTCAGACCACAGCCATGGTCCTTGCCGAGATGATCGCTGCTGGCGAGCTTGAAGAGATAGGCAAGACCGGTGTTGATCTTGACCTGCTGCGGCCCGTTGCCCTTGAGGGGGCATCTTTTGCGGAAGGTATCGGGTTGGGGCATGTGGTTCTGCACGACCCGAGGGTTGTTGTAACCGACCTTATTGCAGAAGACAGTGAGCATGAGCGCACGCGTCTTGATGAAGCGATCAATAATCTGCGTCTGTCTGTGGACCGCCTTCTGGATGACAGCAAGATTGCCGGGTCCGGGGAACACCGGGCCATTCTCGAAGCTTATCGGATGTTTGCTCATGACCGCGGCTGGGTGCGGCGAATCAGGGAAGCGCTTGATGCAGGCCTGACGGCGGAAGCGGCCGTGGAACGCGTGCAGAATGATACGCGCGCGCGCATGATGCGTTCGATGGATCCCTACCTTCGCGAGCGGCTTCATGATCTTGATGATCTTGCCAACCGCCTCCTGCGTGAGCTGGTGGGCCGTCCGCATGGGCATTCTGCTGGTAACATGCATCGGGATGCGGTGATCGTTGCACGTAATATGGGTGCGGCTGAGCTTCTTGATTATCAGCATGGTTCCGTGCGTGGCCTCATCCTTGAGGAAGGTGCGCCGACCAGCCATGTGGCTATTGTCGCGCGGTCCCTTGGCATTCCAACGGTCGGCCAGGCAGAGAATGCGACGGCTCTGGTTGAAGATGGTGATGCGATCATCGTCGATGGTGATGCAGGAACCGTGCATCTGCGCCCTGCTGCGGATGTGGAAGCCGCCTATGCCGAGAAAGTCCGGTTCCGTGCCAAGCGGCAGGAAGAATATCAGCAGCTTATCAGCCAGCCCGCACAGACACTTGACGGAGCGATTGTTGATCTCCTGATGAATGCGGGTCTGCTGGTCGATCTCCCCAATGTTGAAGCGTCCGGTGCGGTTGGTATCGGTCTGTTCCGGACCGAACTCCAGTTCATGGTGGCATCCCGTTTTCCCCGGATGACGGAACAGAGAAATTTCTATGCTCAGGTTCTGGATGCGGCGGGGTCGCGTCCGGTGACCTTCCGGTCCATTGACGTGGGAGGGGACAAGGTTCTGCCTTTCCTCAGAACGTCTCCTGAAGAAAACCCGGCCATGGGCTGGCGGGCTATCCGGATCAGCCTTGATCGTCCGAGCCTGCTCAGAACCCAGGTCCGGGCGCTTTTGCATGCTGCCGCGCGCCGGGACCTGCGTTTGATGTTCCCGATGCTGACCGAGGTTGAAGAGTTCGACCAGGCCCGGGAGCTGGTGGAAGCCGAGATCAGGCATCTCACCAAATTTGGTCATGTTGTGCCGAAAAGCCTGAAGCTTGGTGCCATGGTGGAAGTCCCGTCTCTGGTGTTCCAGATTGACGAGCTGCTGCAGCGTGTTGATTTCATCTCCATCGGGTCGAATGATCTGATGCAGTTCTTCATGGCCGTTGACCGGGGCAATACGCGGGTTGCCAATCGTTATGATACGCTGAGTGTTCCGTTTCTGCGGCTGTTGAGGCAGATTGCCAGGAAAGCGGACGAGTATAATGTGCCGGTTACGCTCTGTGGCGAGATTGCCGGGCGACCTCTGGATGCGCTGGCGCTTCTGGCTATCGGCTATACCAAGCTGTCGATGACGCCAGCGTCTATCGGTCCTATCAAATCCATGGTGCGCGCTGTGGATCTGGAAGATCTGAAGAAGACGATTTCTCCACTTATCGGTGTTTCCGATGATCTGTCGGATGTTCGGACGGAGCTCGCAGCCTATGCAAAGGCTCATCGTATTCCGATTTAG
- a CDS encoding aspartate kinase, giving the protein MTRLVMKFGGTSVADLDRIRNVARHVKREVDLDNEVAVVVSAMAGKTNELVGWCKEASPLHDAREYDAVVSSGEQVTSGLLAIVLQSMGVNARSWQGWQIPLKTNEAHGAARIADIDGSLLIERISGGQVAVIAGFQGVAPDNRIATLGRGGSDTSAVAIASAINADRCDIYTDVDGVYTTDPRIVPMARRLDRVSFEEMLEMASLGAKVLQVRSVELAMVHNVRTFVRSSFSDPEDSQLDEYGNPPGTLICDEDEIVEKQVVTGIAYSKDEAELSLRNVADKPGIAAAVFAPLSDANINVDMIVQNISEDGSKADISFTVPTSDYERARDVIESSRSEIEFDALQGSTDVVKVSVIGIGMRSHAGVASQCFQALAEKGINIRAITTSEIKISVLIDSAYTELAVRTLHSIYGLDQAA; this is encoded by the coding sequence ATGACGCGTTTGGTCATGAAATTCGGCGGAACTTCCGTTGCGGACTTGGATCGAATTCGGAATGTGGCCCGTCATGTCAAACGTGAGGTGGATCTGGACAACGAGGTGGCTGTTGTTGTCTCAGCCATGGCAGGCAAGACCAATGAACTGGTTGGCTGGTGCAAGGAAGCATCTCCACTGCATGATGCCCGGGAATATGATGCTGTCGTATCCTCCGGGGAGCAGGTGACGTCAGGCCTTCTTGCCATTGTTCTGCAGTCCATGGGTGTTAATGCCCGGTCCTGGCAGGGGTGGCAGATTCCGCTCAAGACCAATGAAGCCCATGGGGCGGCCCGTATTGCTGATATTGATGGCTCTCTTCTGATTGAGCGGATCAGCGGTGGTCAGGTCGCAGTGATTGCCGGGTTCCAGGGCGTTGCCCCTGATAATAGAATAGCCACGCTTGGCCGCGGCGGTTCTGATACCAGTGCTGTTGCCATTGCGTCTGCCATCAATGCTGACCGTTGTGATATCTATACAGATGTGGACGGCGTCTACACCACGGACCCGCGCATCGTTCCCATGGCGCGCAGGCTGGACCGGGTGTCTTTTGAAGAAATGCTGGAAATGGCATCTCTTGGTGCCAAGGTTCTGCAGGTGCGCTCGGTTGAACTGGCCATGGTCCATAATGTGCGAACCTTTGTTCGCTCGAGCTTCAGTGATCCCGAAGACAGCCAGCTTGATGAATATGGCAACCCTCCGGGCACTCTAATTTGTGATGAGGATGAAATCGTGGAAAAGCAGGTTGTAACGGGCATCGCCTATTCCAAGGACGAAGCTGAGCTGTCGCTGCGCAATGTCGCGGACAAGCCGGGCATTGCCGCTGCCGTTTTTGCGCCCTTGTCCGATGCCAATATCAATGTGGACATGATCGTCCAGAATATTTCGGAAGATGGATCGAAGGCCGATATTTCGTTCACCGTGCCAACGAGCGACTATGAGCGCGCGCGTGATGTGATCGAGAGCTCACGTTCGGAAATCGAATTTGATGCTCTGCAGGGATCAACCGATGTGGTGAAGGTATCCGTAATCGGTATCGGTATGCGCAGCCATGCGGGTGTTGCTTCCCAGTGCTTCCAGGCGCTGGCTGAGAAGGGCATCAATATCCGGGCCATTACCACATCTGAAATCAAAATCAGCGTATTGATCGACTCAGCCTATACTGAGCTTGCAGTTCGGACCCTGCATTCGATCTACGGTCTGGATCAGGCTGCCTGA